TGATTTAGTCAGTGTATGGAGGCTCATTAAAAACAGTGAAAAATAGCCTGCTCCTATTAATAAGTTGATTACATTCATGCCATATAACAGAAAAACTTTCCCTGCCATTTTTTCCCGTTAAAAAACTATAAAAACCTTGGTTGATAGATCATTTTACCAATAGTTTCTAAAAGAGGTATTTTCTGATTATCTTTTTCCTCTAAAGACTCTTTGACCAGTCCGGTAATTCCTCCAGACGCGACCATGAAAATAGGATTAACCATTGCATTAAGCAGACTGTCAATCATATATAGACCCAGCAGTACTGAAAGCATTGTGACTGGTATTACTTTTTGATGAAACAATTCATGAGGCCTGTATAATTTCATAAGAATAAATACTGGGGTAAGAATTGATGACATAAGGGCAGCAAGCCCAATCATACCATTTTTTCCAAATACAATAATCCAGAGACCATCGGTGATCGTTATATCCTGACCTTCCTCATCATAAACCCTTGATCTACCCCATCCACCCCAGCCAAAGATCTTTTTTTCAAGTGCCTTTTCGATAAGTATGTTTTCATTGTCAATTCTTGTCCACAGAGATTGTGCCCTTTCCTTATCATGTTCGTAAACAAACATGGTGAAGTTTTCCGCATTCCAGTAACCAGTAGCCCTTGTAGATACATAAAGGATCGGTAATAGGATAAAACATATAAATACAATATTCATTTTGATCTTTTTTGTTATCAGAAGAACAGTTGCTCCCATGATAAAAAGTGCTATGGCGCCTGTTGATTTACATAACACTGAAGTTATCAGCAGTAAAATAACTAGAATAGCGATAGGTATTCCTCTTACCTTTTTAAGTATACCGGTTACCCAAGCCCAGAGGCCGATCAGGGTAGCGCTTATCATCCAAATTCCAACCATTAAACCATGTTCCATGAAAACCATTGGTCTGAATCCGCCATACCTAATAGTCTGTACAAATGCGCGTTGATGGTATCCATAGAATATTCTATGTAATTGCGGGCTAAACCTTATCTCAACCCAGCATAATGGCATGTAAATAAGGCCACCTATAAAAATGCCGAAAGCAAATTCTTTAAGACTTTCAAGGTCATTAAAATAGATTCTTCCAATGAAATAGGGAAACCCCCATGTGACAGTCTGTGCCAGGGATTCTGAAATGCCATCATATAATCCAAGGTCGTTTGAAAGTGAAGAGAGGGCAGGGCAGAGGCACCAAACAATCATGGGAATATCGATTATTTTAAATCTGAAAGAAAAGATACTATTTGAATCAAAAATTAATGCTGCAATTAAAACCCCCCAGCAGGTAGCTGACATTTTTGTGTAATCTGGAAGCCCTGGAATCGGATACTCAGCCATAGGAAGGAACATCCATGCAAAAAGGAAGGATGTTATTACAGCACGTCTGGGTGGCAATCTTGAAAAAAGGCCGATAACAATCGGTATCCAGCCAAACATCATTATGGGAACAAGTATGTTCATTAGCCTTTTTCTCTCAGATTAATGATTTGCTGCTGGATTATCCTGATACTCCTCACACGTGAGGTCTTAAGTACCGTCTCCGGCAATGCTGTCAGCGCTTCGTTTGCTGACTGGTAACTTGGATATGTTCCATATATTACTGAGTATCGTTCTTCTCCTTTATACCGGTTTTTATAGATAGCTATTTCATCTTCTGACAGGGCATGGGTATGCACAAAGACCGGTAGGTCAACCTTTTGGGGTGATACTATTAGTTGTATTGTATAGAAAGACTTATCCTGCTTTAAAATCCATCGCTCGTTGTTTATACCAGGAGTATCATCCTTCTGTGATTTTTGATCTTCATCGCTGACTGTATTTATACTGCCTGACTTCTCAACATATGCAGTAGATGCAACATATGATATCAGCAGGGTCACCTGTACAAAGAGAAATAGTACAAAAATTGATTTGCATGCATTAATAATTATCCTGGGATTAACAAATTTAAATATTTTTTTGAAGGATAGTTTAAAAGAGCTCCCTATGGTATTAACAGACTGCCAGGACATCCTGAATAGAGGATAGGGTTCATCCTGTTCAGGGTGCATTGTTTTAAGAAATGTATTTCTGACCAATTCCTGAAAAGGCTGGATCAGTTTAACAACAGTTTCCTGGAATTTAGTATTGTATCTGGGAGCCCCAAGGTTTAATACTGCTGCAATCGCAGGGACCTCCAGTTTTAAGAGTGTTTGCCCTGCCATATATACATACTGGTAGTAACTGCGATCTGACTGTATAATCAGGGGGATAATATCTGCCTGCACTATCAGGAATTCAGCCAGATCGCTTATCAGCATTGGCATTGTGTCAATCAGGATAAAATCATATTTTTCTTTAACCTGTTTTATAACCTTTGATATCTTTGATCTGTCAAGGTTTACCAGCTCATCATCGCTCGGAAGATGCCCTGCCATCAATAGGTCTATTCCTCTTTCTTTATCATGTGATATACAGTCTGAAAGTGCTGTATGGCCTTTGATATAGTCCAAAAGACCTTTTTTCTCTCTCTTGATATTGACCAGCTTTTTCAGGGAAGGATTTGCAAAATTGGTTTCAATAACAAGGATTTTTGGGCAAAGTTTTGACATTGCATAGGCTGTGTTGAGCAGGATTTCTGTAACACCGCTTTGAGCGTCAACACCTGTGAACACAGCAATTTTTGCTCCATGATTCTGGCGTTCTTTATCAAATTTTATAGCAAGGCTGTGAATGGATTGTGCCACCTTATTTGTTGGGTCATCCATCAGCACCCGTGAGAAGGGTGTACCCTTCATCCCTACCTGTAAATAATCATCAATAGGCCTGTGAGGGAGTGTGCCCAGACTATTCAGAATATCTTTTTCATTGCGGATCCGGTCATCAAGTATATCAAACAGGGCACATCCTGCTGTAATGAATCCAAATGAAAACATGAAAATCAAAATAATGAGTTTTTTAAGATTATTACCTGAATCCATCCCCTGTATATCGGCCATTCTTTCAAGCCTGATTTTACCTGGGGCTTTTGATTCAAGCTTTAATTCATATATCCTGGTGTCTACCCTGTTAAGCTGGATTTTCATCTGCTCAAGGCTGGTTTCTACCTGTTTGCGTGTTAATTCCTTTGTTGTTATTTCAGCTCTTTTCTTAAGTAGCAGGTCCCGTTCTTTGAGGATTTCATCCTCAATCATTTTTGCAGCATTAAGTTCTGTTTCTGCATGAATGATCTTTTCTTTAAGTTCCGTCTCTCTCTTATCATATAAAAATTTCCTGGTGTCTTCCTTGATGATATCTTTCTGTTCTTCTGTGTATTTCTTTATCTCTTTTATCCTTGCCTCTACCTGATGTTTCCCTGGGTTATCATCTGATAGGCCGACCTGTGAATCCCTTAGTTTGTGCAAAGACTCCTGTGCAAGTATATCGAGTTTTGAAACGACCGAGTTCTGAACAACTACCTCCTCTATATGGGCATCCAGTGAAAGTGACTTTAGTGATTCAGCTTCCAGTGTTATTGCTTTAAGTCTTTTTTCCTTTTCTACTCTATCCCTGTATGCCTTTTCATAGGACATCTGGAATTGGGAGGCATCATCATTGCTGCCTGCAAATACACTGGATGCGATTTGTTCTGATATCTTTTTTAATTCGATGGTCTTTTTTCCTATTTCAGCATTCAGATTCTGTTTCTCGGTCTGGAGAAATGAGAGACGCCTGTAATCTTTTCCCTCTTCATCTTTCTGATATTCCTCAATATAAACCTCCATGATGGCATTGACCATCTCAACCATACCTTTATCATTATCTCTCAAAAGAGTCACATCTATGAAATGTGTGCCACGGGGTTGTTCTACCTTCAGACCACCCCCCAGCAGTCTTGCTGCAAAGGAGAGTGTCATATTGTCCGGTAGATAATGCTGTTTAATATCAGGAGAGAGCTTTTCTATAGCCTTTTCAAGTATCTTAGGGCTTTGTATAAGATCCAGCTGTGTATTAATGAATTGATTATAATAACCAGCTACTGATCTTTCATCTGTGCGGGAAATGACTGACTCAGATTCAGGCAATACCACAAGCTTGCCGCTGACCTGGTAAAATGAATGATTAAAAATAAATGCGATGGGAGACAGTAACACAAACAGGCTGCCACCAAATACAACAATCTTGAGCCAGTGCCGCATAATGGTGGCTACAGGGTCAAATGGTTTTTTCGGTTTTATGGTAATGTCCTGTTGCATCATATTATTTATTAAAAAATATATATAAAACTATTAGTAAAATCGGATTATCATGCTGTTTTCATTAATCCGAAATCTCATCCTGAACTAAATTTGCAGTAATAAAAGTCCTGAGAAAAGGGTCTATCTGCCTTAAGTAATAATTAAATGAAGCTATGCCCTTTTTAGGTACATAAATAATATCATTATCCTGAAGGGTCTGGTTTTGAACGAAATTACCATTCTTTAAAAATTCAGCAAGATTAATTATAATAGGGCTATTTTGCTCTCTCATATCCCTTATGAGGCGTATTTTTGTTTTATTTGCATTTTCAGTTGGCCCGCCCGCCTGGTTGATTGCATCAAGAAATGACATACCTGAGGTCTGAATAGGATAAGAGCCCGGATTATTAACCTCACCCATTACAAAGACAGATGCATCGGTTGAATCAGGTATATAGATAATGTCATTATTGGCAAGGCCTATGTTAAGTTTCAGGTTGGCTTTACCCAGAAGTTGAAGCAGGTCTATCCATATGATCTGCTCTTTACCCCTTATAATATAACATTTTGATAGAAAAGCGGATTTGTCAACAGTAGGGAGCCCTCCAGCCATAGATAGTGCCTCAAGTATGGTTGCATGCCCATCAAGGTGGATAATACCAGGATTACTCACCCTGCCTAACACATACACCTTGTTATTCATGTATTTGAGCACTGTGACCATCACAATCGGGTCAGAGTATAGCTTGGAGTATATCTCTTTAATGGATTTTGTTGCACTATTAACCGTATTGCCGCCAATATTAAATTCACCTAAAAGTGGCAGGGTAATCCTTCCATATGGCCCGACCAGATGCTCACCTGACAACTCCGGTCTGTTCCATACATCTATTTTAATCAAATCACCAGGACCGATGAAATACTCCTTTGCAAGATTTGCTTCATACATCTTAATAATCTCAGGGGTTGCATACTGAATCTCATCATTGTCCTTACCATTTAAAGACAACTTCTGGAGATCCCCTGGCTCTTTTGTCTCCATTTTTGATGAGACACACCCCTGAAAAAAAACAGAGGTGAGTAACAAAAAATAAGCAATATGATCTATTTTAATATTCCACATTTTATTTATATGTAAAACACCTGTTACTGCATGATATTACTGATAAAATACAATGCAAACCCTGCTTATGGAATGTTTGCATTATTCCTTTGTTTAATTTTGCAATATATGTACCATAATAAGGTATTTTGAATATATTTAATGATTATCAATATTGATATAAAATAAGCTAAATGCGAATAAAATTATTATCAAGAATTTAGTTAGTCAAAATAGGGGTGATGCAATGGAGAATTTTGCCAATATTATGACGTATAATGTCAAACAAAATGGCTATACAGATATAATATTGGCATAGGCAGCATGAGATATAAATAGGCTAAAAGCCCTTGATCGCTGTATCAGTATCATCAAATATCTGGAATACCCGATGCATTCTGGTTAA
The window above is part of the Desulfatiglans sp. genome. Proteins encoded here:
- a CDS encoding O-antigen ligase domain-containing protein, with translation MNILVPIMMFGWIPIVIGLFSRLPPRRAVITSFLFAWMFLPMAEYPIPGLPDYTKMSATCWGVLIAALIFDSNSIFSFRFKIIDIPMIVWCLCPALSSLSNDLGLYDGISESLAQTVTWGFPYFIGRIYFNDLESLKEFAFGIFIGGLIYMPLCWVEIRFSPQLHRIFYGYHQRAFVQTIRYGGFRPMVFMEHGLMVGIWMISATLIGLWAWVTGILKKVRGIPIAILVILLLITSVLCKSTGAIALFIMGATVLLITKKIKMNIVFICFILLPILYVSTRATGYWNAENFTMFVYEHDKERAQSLWTRIDNENILIEKALEKKIFGWGGWGRSRVYDEEGQDITITDGLWIIVFGKNGMIGLAALMSSILTPVFILMKLYRPHELFHQKVIPVTMLSVLLGLYMIDSLLNAMVNPIFMVASGGITGLVKESLEEKDNQKIPLLETIGKMIYQPRFL
- a CDS encoding AAA family ATPase encodes the protein MMQQDITIKPKKPFDPVATIMRHWLKIVVFGGSLFVLLSPIAFIFNHSFYQVSGKLVVLPESESVISRTDERSVAGYYNQFINTQLDLIQSPKILEKAIEKLSPDIKQHYLPDNMTLSFAARLLGGGLKVEQPRGTHFIDVTLLRDNDKGMVEMVNAIMEVYIEEYQKDEEGKDYRRLSFLQTEKQNLNAEIGKKTIELKKISEQIASSVFAGSNDDASQFQMSYEKAYRDRVEKEKRLKAITLEAESLKSLSLDAHIEEVVVQNSVVSKLDILAQESLHKLRDSQVGLSDDNPGKHQVEARIKEIKKYTEEQKDIIKEDTRKFLYDKRETELKEKIIHAETELNAAKMIEDEILKERDLLLKKRAEITTKELTRKQVETSLEQMKIQLNRVDTRIYELKLESKAPGKIRLERMADIQGMDSGNNLKKLIILIFMFSFGFITAGCALFDILDDRIRNEKDILNSLGTLPHRPIDDYLQVGMKGTPFSRVLMDDPTNKVAQSIHSLAIKFDKERQNHGAKIAVFTGVDAQSGVTEILLNTAYAMSKLCPKILVIETNFANPSLKKLVNIKREKKGLLDYIKGHTALSDCISHDKERGIDLLMAGHLPSDDELVNLDRSKISKVIKQVKEKYDFILIDTMPMLISDLAEFLIVQADIIPLIIQSDRSYYQYVYMAGQTLLKLEVPAIAAVLNLGAPRYNTKFQETVVKLIQPFQELVRNTFLKTMHPEQDEPYPLFRMSWQSVNTIGSSFKLSFKKIFKFVNPRIIINACKSIFVLFLFVQVTLLISYVASTAYVEKSGSINTVSDEDQKSQKDDTPGINNERWILKQDKSFYTIQLIVSPQKVDLPVFVHTHALSEDEIAIYKNRYKGEERYSVIYGTYPSYQSANEALTALPETVLKTSRVRSIRIIQQQIINLREKG